From the genome of Merismopedia glauca CCAP 1448/3, one region includes:
- a CDS encoding PEP-CTERM sorting domain-containing protein: MKLGKVIASVVGGSTAFILASALTATGTKAATVVLDFEGVGDLNPVGNFYDTAPHDFDITFSDNALGIVDEDAGGSGNFGGEPSRDTVLFFLGGSAARMNVLNGFTTGFSFFYSAINNPGFVRVLDASDNVLAQIDLPTTPFNGAPDPTGQFSPFVPIGVTFQGTAFAVDFGGTVNQIGFDNITLGSATPGTTVPEPTTILGTLAFSALGGSTWLKRRRKQQG; the protein is encoded by the coding sequence ATGAAATTAGGAAAGGTTATAGCTTCTGTGGTTGGAGGGAGTACAGCATTTATCCTAGCTAGTGCTTTAACAGCTACTGGTACTAAAGCTGCAACAGTTGTCCTTGACTTTGAAGGTGTGGGTGACTTAAATCCAGTGGGAAATTTTTACGATACAGCCCCTCACGACTTCGATATTACTTTTTCTGATAATGCTTTGGGAATTGTAGATGAAGATGCTGGTGGAAGCGGTAATTTTGGTGGCGAACCCAGTCGAGACACGGTACTCTTCTTCTTGGGTGGTTCGGCTGCCAGAATGAATGTCCTTAACGGCTTTACTACGGGTTTTTCATTCTTTTATTCAGCAATTAATAACCCAGGCTTTGTTAGAGTCCTTGATGCTAGTGATAATGTTCTTGCACAAATAGATTTACCTACGACTCCATTCAATGGCGCTCCAGATCCAACAGGTCAATTTAGTCCTTTTGTGCCAATTGGTGTGACATTCCAAGGTACAGCTTTTGCTGTAGACTTTGGTGGAACTGTTAATCAGATTGGCTTTGATAACATTACTTTGGGTTCTGCTACTCCTGGAACCACAGTTCCCGAACCTACTACTATTTTAGGTACTTTAGCCTTCAGCGCTTTGGGTGGTAGCACCTGGTTGAAACGCAGACGCAAACAGCAAGGCTAG
- a CDS encoding GNAT family N-acetyltransferase, producing MPATGANFDDDYSLPASDRSQGMCIRAAEIEDSITIAEILADGFHSNMGLYNWLYPVVRLGIYEDVKNRLISPTYRYICLVATNTNSLGGEYLLGTVEIAVKSPLFWEAEPHKPYVYISNLAVDRDYRRQGIAKKLLEVCEAKACQWGFREIYLHVLDNNQEARQLYLNLGYRLKQAESSWSWLWFKQPNRLLLCKSLSACSATDNSMSFS from the coding sequence ATGCCAGCCACAGGTGCAAACTTTGATGATGACTATAGTTTACCTGCAAGCGATCGCTCCCAGGGGATGTGTATCCGTGCTGCCGAAATAGAAGACTCAATCACCATAGCGGAAATTTTAGCAGATGGTTTTCACTCCAATATGGGTTTGTATAACTGGCTTTATCCTGTAGTTCGGCTGGGGATCTACGAAGATGTGAAAAATCGTTTGATTTCCCCAACTTATCGTTATATCTGTTTAGTAGCGACAAATACCAACTCTTTGGGGGGAGAATACCTCTTAGGAACGGTGGAAATAGCGGTTAAATCTCCCTTATTTTGGGAAGCAGAACCTCATAAACCTTATGTGTATATCTCTAACTTAGCTGTAGATCGAGACTATCGCCGTCAAGGGATAGCGAAAAAGCTACTAGAGGTTTGCGAAGCTAAAGCTTGTCAGTGGGGGTTTAGAGAAATTTATCTGCACGTTTTAGATAATAATCAGGAAGCGCGACAACTTTATCTCAATTTAGGCTATCGACTCAAACAAGCAGAATCGAGTTGGAGTTGGTTGTGGTTCAAACAACCAAATCGGTTATTACTTTGTAAATCTTTATCCGCTTGTAGTGCTACTGACAACTCTATGAGTTTTTCCTGA
- a CDS encoding MGH1-like glycoside hydrolase domain-containing protein, with protein sequence MKPLTQEEIRLEAARTNQAKWYQWGPYLSERQWGTVREDYSSDGSAWDHFTHDQARSRAYRWGEDGILGICDRSQRLCFAIALWNGADPILKERLFGLTGSEGNHGEDVKEYYFYLDSTPTHSYMKGLYKYPQTAFPYEQLVTQNCHRNRHEPEFELIDTGVFDDNSYFDVFVEYAKNEPEDISIQITVINRGRETKDLHLLPTLWFRNTWSWNSDRQKPSLTETKSGNSWQTIQAIHPDLSEQYLYCEGLNEILFTENETNNEKLFGVSNQGKYVKDGINDYIVNGHQQAVNPGKTGTKAAVNYLLTIEPGASKVVRLRLTTSPNFLTPFSSEFEQKISLRQQEANEFYQRITPFKISEDLRNIQRQAFAGMLWSKQFYYYNVDSWLKGDSADKTVAKERKNGRNSEWFHLDNQDIISIPDKWEYPWYAAWDLAFHCIPLAMVDPDFAKHQLDVLTREWFMHPNGQLPAYEWAFGDVNPPVHAWATWRVYKIEQKMFGRSDRLFLERVFQKLMLNFTWWVNRKDVAGRNVFQGGFLGLDNIGVFDRSATLPTGGYIDQSDGTSWMAMYCLNMLTIALELAKTNPVYEDIATKFFEHYLYIANAMNHMGGEEVSLWDESDGFYYDVLHLPNDQQISLKVRSMVGLIPLFAVETIEPEILEKLPNFKLRLEWFIKNRPDLRQNVACMSTNGVGTRRLLAIVSPDKLRRILQKMLDETEFLGEYGIRALSKYHAEHPYIFKANTCEFRVDYEPAESSTGLFGGNSNWRGPVWFPVNFLLIESLQKFHHYLGDDFQVEYPTGSGKMMTLWQVATELSQRAIAIFEKNFAGIRPVYGGTKKFQTDPNWQDLILFYEYFHGDNGAGIGASHQTGWTGLVAKLIQQYGEYL encoded by the coding sequence ATGAAACCTCTAACTCAAGAAGAAATTAGATTAGAAGCAGCCCGTACTAACCAAGCAAAATGGTATCAATGGGGACCATATTTAAGTGAAAGACAATGGGGTACGGTGCGAGAAGATTACAGTTCTGATGGTAGTGCTTGGGATCATTTTACCCACGATCAAGCTCGTTCTCGTGCCTATCGTTGGGGGGAAGATGGAATTTTAGGAATTTGCGATCGCTCTCAGAGATTGTGTTTTGCGATCGCGCTTTGGAATGGTGCAGATCCTATTTTAAAAGAGCGCTTGTTTGGTTTAACAGGTAGTGAGGGTAATCACGGGGAAGACGTTAAAGAATATTATTTTTATCTTGATAGTACCCCTACCCATTCTTACATGAAAGGATTATATAAATATCCTCAAACAGCTTTTCCTTACGAGCAATTAGTTACACAAAATTGTCATCGCAACCGTCACGAACCAGAGTTTGAATTAATCGATACTGGTGTATTTGATGACAATAGCTATTTTGATGTATTTGTTGAATATGCTAAAAATGAGCCTGAAGATATTTCTATCCAAATTACTGTGATTAATCGGGGTAGAGAAACGAAAGATCTGCATCTACTACCCACTCTTTGGTTTCGGAATACTTGGTCATGGAACAGCGATCGCCAGAAACCCTCACTAACAGAAACTAAATCTGGTAATTCTTGGCAAACTATTCAAGCTATTCACCCAGATTTAAGCGAACAATACTTGTATTGTGAGGGATTAAATGAAATTTTATTCACTGAGAATGAAACTAACAACGAAAAACTGTTTGGGGTTTCCAATCAGGGTAAATATGTCAAAGATGGGATTAATGACTATATTGTTAACGGTCATCAACAAGCTGTTAATCCAGGAAAAACAGGTACAAAAGCTGCTGTCAATTATTTATTAACGATAGAACCTGGAGCCAGTAAAGTAGTCCGTCTCCGGCTGACGACTTCACCTAATTTTTTAACTCCTTTTAGTTCCGAATTTGAGCAAAAAATATCTCTCAGACAGCAGGAAGCAAATGAGTTCTATCAGCGTATAACTCCCTTTAAAATTAGCGAAGATTTACGAAATATTCAAAGACAAGCATTTGCAGGGATGCTTTGGAGCAAACAATTTTATTACTACAATGTTGACAGTTGGCTTAAAGGTGATTCCGCAGACAAAACAGTAGCAAAAGAGCGCAAAAACGGGAGAAATAGTGAGTGGTTTCATCTAGATAATCAAGATATTATTTCCATCCCAGATAAGTGGGAATATCCTTGGTATGCGGCTTGGGATTTAGCCTTTCACTGCATTCCTCTCGCGATGGTCGATCCAGATTTTGCTAAACACCAATTGGATGTTTTAACTAGGGAATGGTTTATGCATCCCAATGGACAACTTCCCGCTTATGAATGGGCTTTTGGTGATGTTAATCCTCCCGTTCATGCTTGGGCAACTTGGCGAGTTTACAAGATTGAACAAAAGATGTTTGGTCGATCGGATAGGCTATTTTTAGAACGGGTTTTTCAAAAGCTCATGCTCAACTTTACGTGGTGGGTAAATCGCAAAGATGTGGCTGGAAGAAATGTCTTTCAAGGAGGATTCCTGGGTTTAGATAATATTGGAGTATTTGACCGCAGTGCGACTTTGCCGACAGGTGGATATATTGACCAATCTGATGGTACTAGTTGGATGGCAATGTATTGTTTGAATATGTTAACTATAGCCCTAGAATTAGCGAAGACTAACCCAGTATATGAAGATATTGCCACCAAATTTTTTGAACATTACCTATATATAGCTAATGCCATGAATCACATGGGTGGAGAGGAAGTTAGTTTGTGGGATGAATCTGATGGTTTTTACTATGATGTATTGCATCTCCCCAACGACCAACAAATTAGTTTAAAAGTCCGTTCAATGGTGGGGTTAATACCTTTATTTGCGGTGGAAACTATTGAACCAGAAATACTAGAAAAGTTGCCTAATTTCAAGTTGCGATTAGAATGGTTTATCAAAAACCGTCCTGACTTACGACAAAATGTAGCTTGTATGTCAACTAATGGTGTGGGTACGCGGCGATTATTGGCTATTGTTTCTCCAGATAAACTGCGGCGCATTCTGCAAAAAATGCTCGATGAAACTGAGTTTTTAGGAGAATATGGGATTCGTGCTTTGTCGAAATATCATGCGGAACATCCTTATATTTTTAAGGCTAATACCTGTGAATTTAGAGTAGATTATGAACCAGCAGAATCTAGTACGGGTTTATTTGGTGGAAACTCTAACTGGCGTGGTCCTGTTTGGTTTCCCGTCAATTTCCTGCTCATAGAATCTTTGCAAAAGTTCCATCATTACCTAGGAGATGATTTTCAAGTAGAATATCCCACTGGGTCAGGAAAAATGATGACTCTTTGGCAAGTAGCTACTGAATTATCTCAAAGAGCGATCGCTATTTTTGAGAAAAACTTTGCAGGTATACGACCTGTTTATGGTGGGACTAAAAAGTTTCAAACCGATCCTAATTGGCAAGATTTAATCCTATTTTATGAATATTTCCACGGTGATAATGGTGCGGGAATTGGTGCTAGTCATCAAACTGGCTGGACTGGATTAGTTGCCAAACTGATTCAGCAATATGGAGAGTATTTATAG
- a CDS encoding ATP-dependent Clp protease ATP-binding subunit has protein sequence MFERFTEKAIKVIMLAQEEARRLGHNFVGTEQILLGLIGEGTGVAAKVLKSMGVNLKDARIEVEKIIGRGSGFVAVEIPFTPRAKRVLELSLEEARQLGHNYIGTEHLLLGLIREGEGVAARVLENLGVDLSKVRTQVIRMLGETAEVSTVGGGSGRTKTPTLDEFGSNLTEMAKEGKLDPVVGRQKEIERVIQILGRRTKNNPVLIGEPGVGKTAIAEGLAQRIANNDIPDILEDKRVVTLDIGLLVAGTKYRGEFEERLKKIMDEIRQAGNVVLVIDEVHTLIGAGAAEGAIDAANILKPALARGELQCIGATTLDEYRKHIERDAALERRFQPVMVGEPTVEETIEILYGLRERYEQHHKLKITDIAVEAAAKLSDRYISDRYLPDKAIDLIDEAGSRVRLINSQLPPAAKELDKELRQVLKDKDDAVRGQDFEKAGQLRDREMEIKAEIRALAQNKKTDSKTDTLSPVVTEEDIAHIVASWTGVPVNKLTESESEKLLHMEDTLHQRLIGQHDAVTAVSKAIRRARVGLKNPNRPIASFIFSGPTGVGKTELTKALAAYFFGSEDAMIRLDMSEYMERHTVSKLIGSPPGYVGYNEGGQLTEAVRRRPYTVVLFDEIEKAHPDVFNMLLQILEDGRLTDAKGRTVDFKNTLLILTSNIGSKVIEKGGGGLGFDFAENQTESQYNRIRSLVNEELKNYFRPEFLNRVDEIIVFRQLTKDEVKEIAEILLKEVFGRLTEQGITLELTDKFKDRLVDEGYNPSYGARPLRRAIMRLLEDVLAEEILSGRIRDGGTASVDIGEDGQVKVETKETETRELISSTADTVAS, from the coding sequence ATGTTTGAACGTTTTACAGAAAAAGCCATTAAGGTAATTATGCTTGCCCAGGAAGAAGCACGTCGCCTGGGTCATAACTTCGTGGGTACAGAGCAAATCTTATTAGGACTAATTGGTGAAGGTACAGGAGTAGCTGCTAAAGTCCTCAAATCTATGGGTGTCAATCTTAAAGATGCCAGAATTGAAGTTGAAAAAATTATTGGTAGAGGTTCTGGCTTCGTCGCCGTAGAAATTCCTTTTACTCCTAGAGCCAAAAGAGTACTAGAGTTATCTTTAGAAGAAGCTAGACAGTTAGGGCATAACTATATCGGTACAGAACACTTACTTTTGGGATTAATTCGCGAAGGAGAAGGAGTAGCTGCTAGGGTCCTCGAAAATTTGGGAGTTGACTTATCCAAAGTTCGCACCCAAGTCATTAGAATGCTAGGCGAAACCGCAGAAGTTTCCACCGTTGGCGGCGGATCGGGACGAACTAAAACTCCTACCCTAGATGAATTTGGCTCTAACTTGACAGAAATGGCAAAAGAAGGCAAGTTAGATCCTGTCGTCGGTCGCCAGAAGGAAATTGAGAGAGTAATCCAAATTCTAGGACGGCGTACCAAAAATAACCCCGTACTGATCGGCGAACCAGGTGTTGGTAAAACAGCTATAGCGGAAGGATTAGCTCAACGGATTGCCAACAACGATATACCCGATATTTTGGAAGATAAACGGGTCGTTACCCTCGATATTGGTCTATTGGTAGCTGGAACCAAGTATCGAGGCGAATTTGAAGAACGGCTCAAGAAAATCATGGATGAAATTCGTCAAGCCGGAAACGTAGTTTTGGTAATTGATGAAGTTCATACTCTGATCGGTGCTGGTGCGGCTGAAGGTGCAATTGACGCGGCTAATATCCTCAAACCAGCCTTAGCTAGAGGCGAGTTACAGTGTATTGGTGCAACGACACTAGATGAATATCGCAAGCATATTGAAAGAGATGCAGCCTTAGAAAGAAGGTTCCAACCCGTTATGGTGGGAGAACCAACCGTCGAAGAAACCATCGAGATTCTGTATGGGTTACGCGAGCGCTACGAACAGCACCACAAGCTAAAAATCACCGATATTGCGGTAGAAGCTGCGGCTAAGCTCTCCGATCGCTATATCTCAGACCGTTACCTACCAGACAAAGCGATCGATTTGATTGACGAAGCTGGTTCTAGAGTCAGGTTAATTAACTCCCAATTGCCTCCAGCAGCTAAAGAACTAGACAAAGAACTGCGTCAAGTCCTCAAAGATAAAGACGATGCAGTTAGGGGTCAAGACTTCGAGAAAGCTGGACAGTTGCGCGATCGCGAAATGGAAATCAAAGCTGAAATCCGCGCTTTAGCTCAAAACAAGAAAACTGACTCCAAAACCGACACTCTTTCCCCAGTCGTCACGGAAGAAGATATCGCTCATATCGTCGCCTCTTGGACTGGCGTTCCCGTCAACAAGCTAACTGAATCTGAATCAGAAAAGCTGTTGCACATGGAAGATACCTTACACCAACGCCTGATTGGACAACACGATGCGGTCACCGCCGTATCGAAAGCCATTCGTCGCGCTAGAGTCGGTTTGAAGAATCCTAACCGTCCCATCGCTAGTTTCATCTTCTCAGGTCCTACAGGGGTAGGTAAGACAGAATTAACCAAAGCCTTAGCTGCTTACTTCTTTGGTTCTGAAGATGCGATGATTCGCCTCGATATGTCCGAATATATGGAACGCCATACAGTTTCTAAACTGATTGGTTCCCCTCCAGGATATGTCGGCTATAACGAAGGTGGTCAACTGACAGAAGCTGTCCGCAGAAGACCATATACGGTGGTGCTATTCGACGAAATCGAAAAAGCTCACCCCGATGTCTTCAATATGCTATTGCAGATTTTAGAAGACGGACGACTTACCGATGCTAAAGGTAGAACGGTAGACTTCAAGAATACCCTTTTGATTCTTACCTCTAACATTGGTTCTAAGGTAATTGAAAAAGGCGGTGGCGGTTTAGGATTCGATTTTGCCGAAAATCAAACCGAATCTCAATACAACCGAATTCGTTCTTTAGTCAACGAAGAACTGAAAAACTACTTCCGTCCAGAGTTCCTCAATCGGGTAGACGAAATTATTGTCTTCCGTCAACTCACCAAAGACGAAGTTAAAGAAATCGCCGAAATTCTGCTCAAGGAAGTATTCGGTCGCTTGACGGAGCAAGGAATTACTCTAGAATTAACCGATAAATTCAAAGATCGGTTAGTCGATGAAGGCTATAACCCCAGTTACGGAGCGCGTCCCTTACGTAGAGCGATTATGCGCCTGTTAGAAGACGTTTTAGCTGAAGAAATCCTCTCTGGTCGCATTAGAGACGGAGGAACCGCCTCGGTCGATATTGGCGAAGACGGTCAAGTCAAAGTTGAAACCAAAGAAACAGAAACTAGAGAATTAATTTCTTCCACGGCTGATACAGTTGCAAGTTAG